From a region of the Spirochaetota bacterium genome:
- the ftsZ gene encoding cell division protein FtsZ gives MHRIELDQSAMSATNPTIIKVVGVGGGGVNAINRMIDMGIKNVEMIAVNTDRQALSVALADTSLVIGEKITGGLGAGMDPVKGEASAREDAGKIEQALRGAHLVFITSGFGGGTGTGAAPVIAEIAKGMGALVVGIITKPFEMEGSLRMKIAEDGIKKMLSVVDSLILIPNENLFRILGDRTPYQEAIRAADDVLRQGVAGISDIITIPNTFVNIDFADIRTMIELSRGRAHMGIGSGKDDDRVKKAMDAALHNPLLDIDNIHGAKGILANIVCSKDFSIAEYREAAALLESYADSDARIKIGVTSDESLKEEIRVTVIATGFEATAAQKTSERIEEKGVREERRMIERPAAPDRERTAPSRDREAPARAKEYVLSDNTGPVAEAPADKPKIELPFTVVDDKDLEQHIRRGNLEDLDSLSDEDVEIPAFMRRQSVLKRS, from the coding sequence ATGCATCGTATCGAATTAGACCAAAGCGCGATGAGCGCAACAAATCCAACGATAATCAAAGTAGTGGGCGTGGGCGGGGGCGGCGTGAATGCCATCAACCGCATGATCGACATGGGCATTAAGAACGTCGAGATGATCGCGGTCAATACCGATCGTCAGGCGCTTTCTGTCGCCCTTGCCGACACGTCGCTTGTCATCGGTGAGAAGATCACCGGCGGCCTTGGTGCGGGCATGGACCCCGTCAAGGGCGAGGCATCGGCACGAGAGGATGCCGGAAAGATAGAGCAGGCGCTTCGCGGTGCGCATCTCGTGTTCATCACGAGCGGCTTCGGCGGCGGCACCGGCACCGGCGCCGCACCCGTCATCGCTGAGATAGCGAAAGGCATGGGCGCGCTCGTCGTAGGCATCATCACCAAACCCTTCGAGATGGAAGGGTCGCTTCGGATGAAAATAGCGGAGGACGGCATAAAGAAAATGCTCTCCGTCGTCGATTCGCTCATACTCATACCCAACGAGAACCTTTTCCGCATACTCGGCGATCGCACGCCGTACCAGGAAGCGATACGCGCTGCCGATGATGTGCTCCGCCAGGGCGTCGCCGGCATTTCGGACATCATTACGATACCGAACACGTTCGTGAATATAGACTTCGCCGACATACGCACGATGATAGAGCTTTCGCGCGGGCGCGCCCACATGGGCATCGGCTCAGGGAAGGATGACGATCGCGTGAAGAAAGCGATGGATGCGGCGCTCCACAATCCCCTCCTTGATATCGACAATATCCACGGCGCGAAGGGGATACTTGCGAACATCGTCTGCTCGAAGGATTTTTCCATCGCCGAATATCGCGAGGCGGCGGCGCTGCTCGAATCGTATGCCGACTCCGATGCACGCATCAAGATCGGCGTGACGAGCGATGAATCGCTGAAAGAAGAAATACGCGTGACCGTCATCGCCACCGGATTCGAGGCGACGGCCGCGCAGAAGACAAGTGAGCGCATCGAGGAGAAGGGTGTGCGCGAAGAGCGCCGGATGATAGAACGTCCGGCAGCCCCCGACCGCGAACGTACGGCACCCTCGCGCGACAGGGAGGCCCCCGCACGCGCGAAAGAATATGTGCTCTCCGACAATACAGGACCGGTTGCGGAAGCGCCGGCGGACAAGCCGAAGATAGAGCTCCCGTTCACGGTCGTGGACGACAAGGACCTCGAGCAGCATATACGCCGCGGCAATCTCGAGGACCTCGATTCGCTCAGCGATGAGGACGTGGAGATCCCGGCGTTCATGCGCCGGCAATCGGTACTGAAACGCAGTTAG
- a CDS encoding Gfo/Idh/MocA family oxidoreductase, whose product MSERTKPISVGVSGLGRSGWDIHCKAIRQMGGTFRVAAVFDPIEKRAEQANAELSARTHDSFVSLINDKDIELVVVASPNKFHASQAAAALTAGKHVLCEKPFGFTTADADAMIRAAKDAGKVLQPFQQRRFEPDFRKVREVIESGVLGTIHSVRICWHGFKRRWDWQTSRAMGGGTMNNNGPHLIDHAMELFGDAEPAVWAEMKHLLCSGDGEDHLKIVLSAPNAPTIDIELSDGIAFDQDRWHICGTSGGLRGSASGLSWKYVDWKSMEARPLNLASTPDRSYNSEKLAWRTDEWRPETKADPGGGAAPAAAPVLELYGGLYKSIREGAPQVITPESVRRRVAVMEKVRSFTGIPLAVVYE is encoded by the coding sequence ATGAGCGAACGGACAAAACCGATATCGGTGGGCGTATCAGGATTGGGACGGAGCGGATGGGATATACACTGCAAGGCGATACGGCAGATGGGCGGCACATTCCGCGTCGCCGCCGTGTTCGATCCGATAGAAAAGCGCGCCGAGCAGGCGAACGCCGAGCTGAGTGCGCGTACACATGACAGTTTTGTATCACTGATAAACGATAAGGACATCGAGCTTGTCGTTGTCGCAAGCCCGAACAAATTCCACGCGTCACAGGCAGCTGCCGCGCTTACGGCGGGAAAGCATGTGCTCTGCGAAAAGCCGTTCGGCTTTACGACGGCCGATGCCGATGCAATGATACGGGCGGCGAAGGACGCGGGGAAAGTGCTCCAGCCGTTCCAGCAGCGGCGGTTCGAACCGGACTTCCGCAAGGTGAGAGAGGTGATCGAGAGCGGTGTCCTCGGGACCATACATTCCGTGCGCATATGCTGGCATGGTTTCAAACGCCGCTGGGACTGGCAGACATCGCGCGCGATGGGCGGCGGCACGATGAATAATAACGGCCCGCATCTCATCGATCACGCGATGGAGCTTTTCGGCGATGCCGAACCCGCGGTATGGGCTGAGATGAAGCATCTCTTATGCAGCGGCGACGGCGAGGATCATTTGAAGATCGTTCTCTCTGCGCCCAATGCCCCGACGATCGATATTGAATTAAGCGACGGCATCGCCTTCGATCAGGACCGCTGGCATATATGCGGGACATCCGGCGGACTTCGCGGGAGCGCTTCCGGGCTTTCATGGAAATACGTCGATTGGAAATCAATGGAGGCGCGTCCATTGAACCTTGCGTCCACGCCCGACAGAAGCTATAACAGTGAAAAACTTGCCTGGCGAACCGACGAATGGAGACCGGAGACGAAGGCCGATCCCGGCGGGGGTGCCGCGCCCGCAGCTGCACCGGTGCTGGAATTGTACGGCGGTTTATATAAGTCGATTCGTGAGGGGGCGCCGCAGGTGATAACACCGGAGAGCGTTCGCCGCCGCGTGGCCGTCATGGAAAAGGTGCGTTCATTCACCGGAATACCGCTTGCCGTCGTATACGAATAA
- a CDS encoding sugar-binding protein: MRKFTRIAVFAVLVCAMAAGESVVWQLGEFDGTNREFIPYSSQEFKLNTRLVGTPGYDPKEHGFSYTVENPGVTAKPAFPGGISGRGSANATWVDTETITWDDDGGMRHFKFTLTSGLLVKTPGRPHKNVDEDDLVQYSIRVMLPDGNVQHVYVPNYMDKPIEAVISFSAQNGKNRLVIAEHSGYTYRRCFYYDALGVYRTDAPVKNPVTLELTPAEGFLHSTIYDCDAKARVDIKLYDLPEGPHTVTAVSHDFYDSVLMSNTFTVTANERGQALQSVPLPSSVRGSVRVSAELRRDRKVVPLQMGNKKIVLRCGAVRRIAPITEYEKDIALFGFCGIGAYLTYDPNDDPVSTDEQIADYRAYRRILQVYHERIHSMRWPYLEKEPGVYRWDFWDRLLNGEKEDGIRVQLALLGTPEWMAKKMYPDRTFVWDWQYSMPEMNEWKRVCADVATRYRDRIHEFEVWNEPSEHSLFWHKGTARDYFDMVKNAWEAVKSVDTNIAIVAQTVWAHQQAFIDELYRLGIGSYIDYPADHRWTEESLAQRMKFLERVGSNRGLQANETKSANYNSVERTEALRKTAAADFMRNTLYGNVNGFIRSYEFPLRFYTERDYGVVNPDGTPKYTFFSCKTLINRTTGARAVRSIPLGRGCESFLYRYMVPERVRENGGEYALFIFNRDLNDAVVHLYTGVPKVKIVDLMDNESMRETPGGMLELTVRHPVMVIGADPEALALADAVRVSPETLDIRPGGELSFSINIAADTIKSGTVNIESPLFTARRLPFTAGKDGALLTVREHCAVNPGVYVMKIRTELETTKGRGFAFREIPVTVSSTSLFENIFGQDPLGTSSGNFDSWGNGKLERSMDGEKNSMRLSFASEGSGGIRTAKPVEIIPGMFYSLRLKAKGEGTLSTHFNYVKTSGQKDALDKGYLREKLSSSGGVFVKSFTAPLDVSACEFNFLLFKTKGFLEINDIALMRSDPRTPLNRVMYQAVSMPCTPVIDGDLSDWPRDGFQVIGSEGLMIKDHRGGDDLSGRFCVSRDSENLYIAVEVRDDIDNAAGADARRMFMDDSVQLSFEIEDKNEDTGKVTFAVGRMQGKAMAYRSAVIPSTDIVPSYTIGQDPEGVRAEVRRTGNRTMYEIAIRQDALEPSFRTDAVKKIAFSLLVNDNDGAGRKGYLEWSSGIGNSLGSYYFGTLFLKK; encoded by the coding sequence ATGAGAAAGTTCACGCGCATCGCTGTTTTCGCCGTCCTTGTGTGCGCAATGGCGGCGGGAGAATCCGTTGTCTGGCAATTGGGTGAATTCGACGGCACGAACCGTGAGTTCATTCCCTATTCGAGCCAGGAATTCAAATTGAACACTCGCCTTGTCGGGACGCCGGGATATGATCCGAAGGAACACGGCTTCTCATATACCGTAGAAAACCCTGGTGTGACAGCAAAGCCGGCATTTCCCGGCGGAATTTCCGGCCGCGGTTCGGCGAACGCCACATGGGTGGATACAGAGACGATTACGTGGGACGATGACGGCGGCATGCGTCATTTCAAGTTCACGCTTACGTCCGGCCTTCTGGTGAAGACACCCGGCAGACCGCATAAGAACGTCGACGAGGACGACCTTGTACAGTATTCGATTCGGGTGATGCTTCCCGACGGGAATGTACAGCATGTCTATGTCCCGAATTATATGGACAAACCGATAGAAGCGGTCATCTCTTTTTCCGCACAGAACGGGAAGAACAGGCTTGTCATCGCAGAGCATTCGGGTTATACCTACCGCCGCTGCTTTTATTACGATGCGCTCGGGGTGTATCGCACCGACGCTCCCGTAAAGAACCCGGTGACACTTGAGCTTACTCCTGCGGAAGGGTTCCTCCACAGCACCATCTATGACTGCGATGCCAAAGCCCGTGTGGATATCAAGCTTTATGATCTGCCGGAGGGGCCGCACACGGTTACTGCCGTATCCCATGATTTCTACGATTCGGTGCTCATGTCAAATACGTTCACGGTGACCGCGAATGAACGCGGCCAGGCACTGCAGTCTGTACCGCTGCCTTCTTCTGTGCGGGGAAGTGTACGCGTTTCCGCCGAGCTTCGCCGCGATAGAAAAGTGGTTCCCCTGCAGATGGGGAACAAGAAAATAGTACTTCGCTGCGGAGCCGTCCGCCGCATCGCCCCGATCACCGAATATGAAAAAGACATCGCTCTATTCGGCTTCTGCGGGATAGGAGCGTATCTTACGTATGATCCGAACGATGATCCCGTTTCCACGGATGAGCAGATAGCGGATTACCGCGCCTATCGCCGGATACTGCAGGTATATCATGAACGGATACATTCCATGCGCTGGCCGTATCTCGAGAAGGAGCCGGGCGTGTATCGCTGGGATTTCTGGGACAGGCTTCTCAACGGCGAAAAAGAGGACGGTATACGCGTACAGCTTGCTTTGCTCGGAACGCCGGAGTGGATGGCGAAGAAGATGTATCCCGACCGGACATTCGTATGGGATTGGCAATACAGCATGCCGGAGATGAACGAATGGAAGCGGGTTTGCGCCGATGTCGCAACGCGGTATCGCGACCGCATTCACGAATTCGAGGTGTGGAATGAGCCCTCGGAACATTCGCTGTTCTGGCATAAGGGCACGGCACGGGACTATTTCGATATGGTAAAGAACGCATGGGAAGCCGTGAAGTCGGTTGATACGAACATCGCCATTGTTGCGCAGACGGTGTGGGCGCATCAGCAGGCGTTCATCGATGAACTCTATCGCCTCGGTATCGGCTCCTATATCGACTATCCCGCCGACCATCGATGGACGGAGGAAAGCCTGGCACAGCGCATGAAATTCCTTGAACGCGTCGGCAGTAACCGCGGGCTTCAGGCGAATGAGACGAAATCGGCCAATTATAACAGCGTCGAGCGTACGGAGGCGCTGCGGAAAACGGCCGCAGCGGATTTCATGCGCAACACATTGTACGGAAATGTGAACGGTTTTATCCGCAGTTATGAATTCCCCCTGCGTTTCTACACCGAACGTGATTACGGAGTGGTCAATCCCGACGGTACGCCGAAGTACACGTTTTTCAGCTGTAAGACACTGATCAACAGGACCACCGGTGCGCGCGCGGTACGATCGATACCGTTGGGGCGGGGTTGTGAATCGTTCCTGTACCGATATATGGTGCCTGAGCGTGTACGGGAGAATGGAGGGGAATACGCCCTTTTCATCTTCAACAGGGACTTAAACGACGCTGTGGTTCATCTGTACACAGGCGTTCCGAAGGTGAAGATCGTCGACCTCATGGATAATGAAAGTATGCGGGAAACCCCCGGAGGCATGCTGGAACTCACCGTGCGGCATCCGGTAATGGTGATCGGCGCTGATCCGGAAGCATTGGCGCTTGCCGATGCGGTGCGCGTTTCCCCCGAGACGCTTGATATACGGCCCGGCGGCGAACTTTCATTCAGTATAAACATCGCAGCCGATACAATAAAAAGCGGCACGGTGAACATCGAAAGCCCGCTTTTCACTGCACGCCGACTTCCGTTCACGGCAGGGAAGGATGGTGCTCTGCTTACGGTACGTGAACACTGTGCCGTTAATCCCGGTGTGTATGTCATGAAGATACGAACGGAGCTTGAGACGACGAAGGGCAGAGGGTTCGCGTTCCGCGAAATTCCGGTGACCGTAAGCAGTACCTCGCTCTTCGAGAACATATTCGGGCAGGACCCGCTCGGTACTTCATCGGGGAATTTTGATTCCTGGGGCAATGGAAAGCTGGAACGCAGCATGGACGGTGAAAAGAACAGCATGCGGCTTTCGTTCGCATCGGAGGGAAGCGGCGGCATACGCACGGCAAAGCCTGTCGAGATAATCCCCGGCATGTTCTACAGCCTGCGGCTGAAGGCGAAGGGCGAGGGTACTCTGTCCACCCATTTCAATTATGTGAAAACGTCCGGCCAGAAAGATGCTCTTGATAAGGGTTATTTGCGTGAGAAACTCTCTTCCAGCGGCGGGGTGTTCGTGAAAAGTTTCACCGCGCCCCTTGATGTATCCGCATGCGAGTTCAATTTCCTCCTGTTCAAGACGAAAGGCTTTCTTGAGATCAATGACATTGCACTTATGCGTTCCGACCCGCGTACCCCGCTCAATCGCGTCATGTATCAGGCCGTATCCATGCCGTGCACACCGGTGATCGATGGCGATCTTTCCGATTGGCCGCGGGACGGATTTCAGGTCATCGGGAGCGAGGGGCTTATGATAAAAGATCACCGCGGCGGTGACGACCTCTCAGGTCGTTTCTGTGTATCGCGAGACAGCGAGAATCTGTACATTGCCGTCGAGGTCAGGGACGATATCGACAATGCAGCCGGTGCGGATGCCCGCAGGATGTTCATGGACGACAGCGTACAGCTCAGTTTCGAGATAGAGGATAAGAACGAGGATACGGGCAAGGTGACGTTCGCCGTGGGCCGTATGCAGGGAAAGGCTATGGCGTATCGCAGCGCGGTCATACCGAGTACGGATATAGTCCCGTCATACACTATCGGACAGGACCCGGAGGGCGTGCGCGCAGAAGTACGACGTACAGGGAATAGAACGATGTATGAGATAGCCATTCGTCAGGACGCGCTTGAACCGAGCTTCAGGACAGATGCTGTGAAGAAGATAGCCTTTTCCCTGCTCGTGAATGACAATGACGGCGCCGGGAGGAAGGGTTATCTCGAATGGTCGAGCGGCATCGGCAATAGTCTCGGGTCATATTACTTCGGGACGCTTTTTCTTAAAAAATGA
- a CDS encoding uroporphyrinogen decarboxylase family protein codes for MGTMSHRERFLTAVKHGIPDRVPACPCLSNMVPVRRLGIPFWDVYLHNDPPLWRAYLDAIRYYGIDGRMIYGSLDIRTREDNVSRETTTLTKTEERIHTRTVIHTPLGDLSSETIYAADDPPAVVVKLIKNIAEDMPKLRYLYPEYVSYSSEKADAMRKETGEDAVFCLQVGYPGFHNFEGMFDGGLSSAVYAFMEHPDLFEEMRVLQHADAVAKARMMLDYKPDILYLGGSGTLTLSSPEWVREFTLPTLKVITRMAKEAGVPTMLHSCGRSSAFLEMLAAETDLDCINPLEKPPMGDVELKDVKEMYGSRLSLSGNIHTTDVMLRGTAADVDEACRRAIEDAAAGGGFILMTGDQCGRDTPDENIFAFVAAAKKYGKY; via the coding sequence ATGGGAACCATGAGCCATCGCGAACGATTCCTCACCGCCGTGAAGCACGGCATACCCGATCGCGTGCCGGCCTGCCCGTGTCTCTCGAACATGGTGCCCGTACGCCGCCTGGGGATCCCGTTCTGGGATGTGTATCTCCATAATGACCCGCCGCTCTGGCGCGCATACCTCGACGCGATCCGTTATTACGGCATTGACGGACGAATGATATATGGATCGCTCGATATCAGGACGCGGGAGGATAATGTGAGCCGCGAGACGACTACGCTCACAAAGACCGAAGAACGCATCCATACGCGCACGGTGATACATACGCCTCTGGGCGATCTTTCATCGGAAACGATATATGCAGCGGATGATCCGCCAGCCGTCGTTGTCAAACTTATCAAGAACATCGCCGAGGATATGCCGAAACTGAGATATTTGTATCCAGAGTATGTATCGTATTCATCCGAGAAAGCGGATGCTATGAGGAAAGAGACCGGCGAGGATGCCGTGTTCTGTCTGCAGGTCGGGTATCCCGGTTTTCACAACTTTGAGGGGATGTTCGACGGGGGACTTTCGTCCGCTGTGTATGCGTTCATGGAACACCCCGATCTATTCGAGGAGATGAGGGTCCTTCAGCATGCTGATGCCGTAGCGAAGGCTCGTATGATGCTCGACTATAAGCCCGACATTCTGTATCTCGGAGGATCGGGTACGCTCACGCTTTCATCGCCGGAGTGGGTGAGAGAGTTCACGCTCCCCACGCTCAAGGTGATAACACGCATGGCGAAGGAAGCCGGCGTTCCAACGATGCTGCATTCATGCGGACGCTCGTCCGCGTTCCTGGAAATGCTCGCCGCCGAAACGGACCTTGACTGCATCAATCCGCTCGAAAAACCGCCCATGGGCGATGTGGAGTTGAAGGACGTGAAAGAGATGTATGGCTCACGGCTGTCGCTGTCGGGGAATATACACACGACTGACGTTATGCTCCGCGGAACAGCGGCCGATGTCGACGAGGCATGCCGCCGTGCAATAGAAGATGCGGCGGCGGGCGGGGGCTTCATTCTCATGACCGGCGATCAATGCGGACGCGACACGCCCGACGAGAACATTTTCGCTTTTGTGGCTGCGGCAAAAAAGTACGGGAAGTATTGA
- a CDS encoding AraC family transcriptional regulator: protein MSIDTSVRISSIGYTQCDRTWTLSPERTQQWKDLDLWFLVKGHGVVETPEGSYDISPGSCLLLRGGDAYTFRHASAHSFSHYWAHFSFASGSGRYGLQANGSLPPLYRHLRSWDFVETMFKRAVNAWHEEPRDTRSAHQWFSCILNETLLADKNGQRTPGSKWADRIETLCRQIRTRPERKFRVESMADDMSMSRGHFCRVFTECTGLSPMDYILSCRMRLAEDLLVNSSSSITEIARRAGYQDLFFFSRHFKQHHGVTPSRFRSME from the coding sequence ATGAGCATTGATACTTCCGTCCGCATCAGCAGCATCGGATACACCCAATGCGATCGCACATGGACATTGTCGCCGGAACGCACGCAGCAATGGAAAGACCTCGATCTCTGGTTCCTCGTCAAGGGCCATGGCGTAGTCGAGACGCCGGAGGGCTCGTACGATATCTCCCCCGGGTCATGCTTACTGCTCCGCGGAGGGGATGCCTATACGTTCCGTCATGCATCCGCGCACTCGTTCTCTCACTACTGGGCGCATTTCTCGTTCGCATCCGGATCGGGACGATACGGTCTTCAAGCGAACGGATCACTCCCGCCGCTCTACCGGCACCTCAGATCATGGGACTTCGTCGAGACCATGTTCAAGCGGGCCGTCAATGCATGGCATGAGGAGCCACGCGATACACGTTCCGCGCATCAATGGTTTTCCTGCATATTGAATGAAACGCTGCTTGCCGATAAGAACGGGCAGAGAACGCCTGGTTCGAAATGGGCGGACCGCATCGAAACGCTCTGCCGGCAGATACGAACGAGACCGGAAAGAAAATTCCGCGTCGAGTCGATGGCGGACGACATGTCCATGAGCCGCGGTCATTTCTGCCGCGTGTTCACCGAATGCACGGGTCTTTCGCCCATGGATTATATACTTTCATGCCGCATGCGTCTGGCCGAAGACCTGCTCGTCAACAGTTCGTCAAGCATCACGGAGATAGCGCGCAGAGCGGGATATCAGGACCTGTTCTTCTTCAGCCGGCATTTCAAACAGCATCACGGCGTAACGCCGAGCCGTTTTCGGTCTATGGAATGA
- a CDS encoding tetratricopeptide repeat protein, translating to MKRSGVSVIACVVCCAFVFAAGRNDDAYRDAKTAFDAKRYFAAIPLLEKVIDENPYYLDAGLLYADCCIVFENYVRAKEVLDKLAKYHPRAAGVIERMLRIDLAETRYDDAAKTLKRLLSLDNKNPYAAYAEGFLEEAKGHMESALERYKRAVELNEDGIDENTAAGYIYLFLGKKDPAKLYFEKIIKPHQRDESVYYHLANYHYLAGNLSDALSAVNKALYYYKDYTRAKLLLADIYVKGGNYRRAVETIRAVNDKHLKGEKNYRLGYLHEKLNDSKAALASYQAYLAENPDELFARIAYERVLFASVDASDERREEASRFYRAAAKRYLRENDFLRAEIYYKRLLRLFPTDADARRDLANIYRNAGFVEKYMIQMNIAGDLSPDNTAINAILEYKKRDLDQLPSRSYGIKQYDIAASGFSVAVLDNLAIVRGDHEGLERSMAEILAHALHQFPKLSVAELYERRYTDEGTLAALAGANASFFLTGSIIERGDTIGLDIRMIDARTRRNFRTYRSFKSGKEKMIEAAYEIARNIAKDLPMFGKVIKIQENDIILDIGKEQGVSKGMRFDVFAVRYPSFDLDTRSIIAAREDIVGRIRVRTVDERVSICEVEDPSQFKFIRHNNYVIPVQEKAESRPKK from the coding sequence ATGAAGCGTTCCGGGGTATCGGTCATCGCATGCGTGGTATGCTGTGCATTCGTGTTCGCTGCCGGCAGGAACGACGACGCGTACCGCGATGCGAAGACGGCCTTCGATGCAAAACGCTACTTCGCCGCCATCCCCCTGCTCGAGAAGGTCATTGACGAGAATCCGTACTATCTCGATGCGGGGCTTTTGTACGCCGACTGCTGCATCGTGTTCGAGAATTATGTCCGTGCGAAAGAAGTGCTTGATAAGCTCGCAAAGTATCACCCGCGCGCAGCGGGCGTCATCGAGCGCATGCTCCGCATCGATCTCGCTGAAACGCGGTATGATGACGCGGCAAAGACGCTCAAACGCCTCTTGTCCCTTGACAACAAGAATCCCTACGCGGCATACGCCGAGGGCTTTCTCGAAGAGGCCAAAGGGCATATGGAAAGCGCGCTTGAACGCTACAAACGCGCGGTGGAGCTGAACGAGGACGGCATCGATGAGAACACCGCGGCGGGGTACATCTATCTCTTCCTCGGCAAGAAGGATCCGGCAAAGCTTTATTTCGAGAAGATCATCAAGCCGCATCAGCGCGACGAATCGGTCTACTATCATCTCGCGAACTATCATTATCTTGCCGGTAATCTCTCCGATGCGCTCTCCGCGGTGAACAAGGCGCTCTATTACTACAAGGACTATACGCGGGCAAAGCTCCTCCTCGCGGATATCTACGTCAAGGGCGGCAATTATCGACGCGCGGTGGAGACGATACGTGCGGTCAATGACAAGCACCTGAAGGGCGAGAAGAACTATCGGCTCGGGTATCTCCATGAGAAGCTTAACGACAGCAAAGCCGCGCTTGCGAGTTATCAGGCATATCTTGCTGAAAATCCCGATGAACTTTTTGCGCGCATCGCTTATGAACGCGTGCTTTTTGCATCGGTGGACGCATCCGATGAACGGCGTGAAGAGGCCTCCCGTTTTTACCGTGCCGCAGCGAAGCGCTATCTCCGCGAGAACGATTTCCTGCGTGCCGAGATATACTACAAGCGGCTCCTTCGGCTCTTCCCCACGGACGCGGATGCGCGGCGCGACCTTGCGAACATATACCGCAATGCCGGGTTCGTGGAAAAGTACATGATACAGATGAACATCGCAGGGGACCTTTCGCCGGACAACACGGCGATCAACGCCATCCTCGAATATAAGAAGCGGGACCTCGATCAGCTCCCGTCGCGTTCATACGGCATCAAGCAGTACGATATCGCCGCCTCGGGGTTCTCGGTGGCCGTGCTCGACAATCTTGCCATCGTTCGGGGCGATCACGAGGGGCTTGAGCGCTCCATGGCCGAGATACTTGCGCATGCGCTGCATCAATTCCCGAAGCTGTCCGTCGCCGAGCTCTATGAGCGCCGGTATACCGACGAGGGCACGCTCGCGGCGCTCGCAGGAGCGAACGCATCGTTCTTCCTCACCGGGTCCATCATCGAGCGCGGTGACACGATAGGGCTCGATATCCGCATGATAGACGCACGGACACGGCGCAATTTCCGCACCTATCGGTCGTTCAAATCCGGCAAGGAAAAGATGATTGAGGCCGCGTATGAGATAGCGCGCAACATCGCCAAGGACCTCCCGATGTTCGGGAAGGTGATCAAGATACAGGAGAACGACATCATCCTCGATATCGGGAAGGAGCAGGGTGTTTCCAAGGGCATGCGCTTTGACGTGTTCGCGGTGCGCTACCCGTCGTTCGATCTCGATACGCGCTCCATCATTGCCGCGCGAGAGGATATTGTGGGGCGCATACGCGTGCGCACGGTCGACGAGCGTGTAAGCATCTGCGAGGTCGAGGATCCGTCGCAGTTCAAGTTCATACGCCACAATAATTATGTGATACCGGTACAGGAAAAGGCTGAGTCGAGACCGAAGAAGTGA
- a CDS encoding sugar phosphate isomerase/epimerase family protein — protein MFKCLNVGMLDQKASPEGSIALASRFGYGGIDCSLKSVVDDGAFLTMLDEAKIKRGVCGGLLPGNCSVPDAEWNTAMDALPLLAKRARTLGFTRTTLVILPFHEKLPFDENMKMHIDRVTLCVPMLAEHGIRVGLEYVAQKTRRAGYPHEFIYDMKGLLRMIAASGTSAGVLLDAFHWFCARETGDDITKLTNKQIVAVHVSDAVRGRPIDEQIAFERELPGATGEIDIRGFINALSSINYDGPVTAEPMNALLRSMPIDDAIQVTAAAMTKIIGV, from the coding sequence ATGTTCAAATGTCTCAATGTCGGCATGCTCGATCAGAAGGCATCGCCTGAGGGATCGATCGCGCTTGCGTCGCGTTTCGGGTACGGCGGCATCGATTGTTCTTTAAAAAGTGTTGTCGATGACGGTGCATTCCTTACAATGCTTGACGAAGCGAAGATCAAGCGCGGCGTCTGCGGCGGACTTTTACCCGGGAACTGCAGCGTACCCGATGCGGAATGGAATACCGCCATGGATGCATTGCCTCTGCTCGCGAAGCGTGCGCGTACGCTCGGGTTTACACGCACGACGCTTGTGATACTTCCCTTTCACGAGAAGCTGCCTTTTGATGAAAATATGAAAATGCACATCGATCGTGTAACGCTTTGCGTGCCGATGCTTGCGGAACACGGCATTCGCGTCGGTCTCGAATATGTGGCGCAAAAGACGCGCCGTGCCGGTTATCCGCACGAGTTCATATACGATATGAAGGGACTTCTGCGGATGATAGCGGCATCCGGCACATCCGCCGGCGTTCTTCTCGATGCATTCCACTGGTTCTGCGCACGCGAGACCGGTGATGATATTACAAAGCTCACCAATAAGCAGATCGTCGCCGTACACGTTAGTGATGCCGTCCGCGGACGTCCCATCGATGAACAGATAGCGTTCGAGCGTGAGCTTCCCGGTGCGACGGGCGAGATAGACATTCGCGGTTTTATCAATGCATTATCTTCTATCAATTACGACGGGCCGGTCACGGCCGAGCCGATGAACGCGCTGCTCAGATCAATGCCGATCGATGACGCGATTCAGGTGACGGCAGCGGCCATGACAAAAATAATCGGCGTATGA